Proteins from a genomic interval of Rosa chinensis cultivar Old Blush chromosome 2, RchiOBHm-V2, whole genome shotgun sequence:
- the LOC121051370 gene encoding F-box protein At5g07610-like, with protein MEQRLDLKRCSYSSSLPQTIANTEDILTEILVRLPDRPLVRFKCVSKHWLSLISDPNFCHRHTLRNPHSISAVFTKSSTGLYFVPLDLDHDVSSTSNHGNQKLSGSAGSGNVSYDEGVYCNGAVHWVGMDSEMSYYHLDEERVGFVNGSPTPSEKNLFWRYFWESHGGGHLHLIDMYRPNLTAFEVLEMGRDYSGWFVKYRVDLDPIFSTYPQLPWYFIVALFIAREETEGEESSSLLLHIPGKVISYNLRSNTFKSFELPPEAGGNDPCNRVGHQNFWLVFD; from the exons ATGGAGCAGAGACTTGACCTAAAACGCTGCAGCTACAGCAGCAGCTTACCACAAACCATAGCCAACACGGAAGATATCCTTACAGAAATCCTTGTGCGTTTGCCTGATCGACCTCTGGTTCGATTCAAATGCGTCTCCAAGCATTGGCTCTCTCTTATCTCTGACCCTAACTTCTGTCATCGCCACACCCTTAGGAACCCCCACTCCATCTCCGCCGTCTTTACTAAATCATCCACTGGCTTGTATTTCGTCCCTCTTGATCTTGATCATGATGTTAGTAGTACTAGTAACCACGGAAACCAAAAGCTATCTGGTTCTGCAGGGTCTG GTAATGTCAGCTATGATGAAGGGGTATACTGCAATGGCGCTGTTCATTGGGTAGGCATGGATAGTGAGATGTCGTACTATCACCTAGATGAAGAGCGTGTTGGATTTGTTAATGGTTCTCCTACGCCTTCGGAGAAGAATTTATTTTGGAGGTATTTTTGGGAGTCTCATGGTGGTGGCCATTTGCATCTTATTGATATGTATCGGCCTAATCTTACTGCATTTGAAGTGTTGGAGATGGGGAGAGACTACTCTGGTTGGTTTGTCAAGTACCGTGTTGATCTGGATCCCATATTCTCTACTTACCCGCAGCTTCCATGGTATTTTATTGTTGCTCTCTTTATTGCTCGAGAGGAAACTGAAGGAGAGGAAAGTTCATCTTTGTTGCTGCATATTCCTGGTAAAGTCATCTCTTATAATCTTAGGAGCAATACTTTCAAATCTTTTGAGTTACCTCCTGAGGCCGGCGGTAATGATCCTTGTAACAGAGTTGGCCATCAAAATTTTTGGCTTGTGTTTGATTGA